The following proteins come from a genomic window of Vallitaleaceae bacterium 9-2:
- the ptsP gene encoding phosphoenolpyruvate--protein phosphotransferase, protein MKTIYGKGVVDGITKGKIMYYQPATNEVPTQLCKEHQHEWEKFIQGRALAQKELGALKQAMDEETSKEEVDILEAHMMMMDDVTFEEMIKENIWTHSMNAAYAVSSASKELVEIFNHMENAYMRERALDLKDVTRRIINAILHPQSNLKRGFNPEGEMIILAAKDLLPSETIQMDKTKILALLTEEGTPNSHTVIIARSLNIPAIISVGEQLNSSLDGKEAIVDGDQGRIHIEPDAKTISSFQKRQSMIEKQREEDDELIGLDNVTKDGKRINVYANIGSPEEVEAVCRYDAGGIGLFRSEFLFLEKTDYPTEEEQFQAYKKVAVAMKDKPVIVRTIDIGADKQASYFKIPQEENPAMGYRAIRICLEEPEIFKVQLRALYRASAFGRIAIMFPMITSVEEVLEIKRIIREVKQELTQRGIAYSNNVELGIMIETPAAVMMSDALAEVVDFFSIGTNDLTQYTLAVDRQNPRIERFYNPHHPAVLRMIEFVVNNAHKKGKWVGVCGELGGDLELLEFFLKIGLDEVSIAPSKVLKMRKAIRSIESE, encoded by the coding sequence ATGAAAACAATTTATGGGAAAGGTGTAGTTGATGGGATTACAAAAGGTAAGATCATGTACTACCAACCAGCAACAAATGAAGTGCCAACCCAGCTATGTAAAGAACACCAGCATGAATGGGAAAAATTCATTCAAGGACGTGCATTGGCTCAAAAAGAACTTGGTGCATTGAAGCAAGCGATGGATGAAGAGACATCTAAAGAAGAAGTGGATATTCTAGAAGCACATATGATGATGATGGATGATGTGACGTTTGAAGAAATGATTAAGGAAAACATATGGACTCATTCAATGAATGCAGCCTATGCAGTATCGAGTGCGTCTAAAGAGCTGGTAGAGATTTTTAATCATATGGAAAACGCATATATGCGTGAACGTGCTCTTGACTTAAAAGATGTGACAAGGCGTATAATAAATGCTATATTGCATCCTCAATCAAATCTTAAGCGTGGTTTTAATCCAGAAGGAGAGATGATTATCCTGGCAGCGAAAGACTTGTTGCCAAGTGAAACGATTCAGATGGATAAAACAAAAATTTTGGCGTTGCTTACAGAAGAGGGGACTCCAAACTCTCATACGGTTATTATTGCGCGCTCCCTCAATATTCCTGCAATTATTTCGGTAGGAGAACAGCTAAATAGTTCCCTTGACGGAAAAGAGGCTATTGTAGATGGCGATCAAGGTAGAATTCATATTGAACCTGATGCCAAAACAATATCAAGCTTTCAAAAGCGTCAGAGTATGATAGAAAAGCAAAGAGAAGAAGATGATGAACTGATTGGCTTGGATAATGTTACAAAGGATGGCAAGCGTATAAATGTATATGCAAATATTGGAAGTCCGGAGGAAGTTGAAGCGGTATGTCGATATGATGCAGGGGGAATCGGACTTTTTCGAAGTGAATTTTTGTTTTTAGAAAAGACAGATTATCCAACAGAAGAAGAGCAATTTCAAGCCTATAAAAAAGTGGCGGTTGCGATGAAGGATAAGCCGGTTATCGTAAGAACAATAGATATAGGTGCGGATAAACAAGCGAGTTACTTTAAGATTCCGCAAGAAGAAAACCCGGCAATGGGCTATCGGGCGATACGGATTTGCTTGGAAGAACCGGAAATTTTTAAAGTTCAGCTTAGAGCCCTATACCGTGCGTCGGCGTTTGGACGCATTGCCATTATGTTTCCAATGATTACATCGGTTGAAGAAGTTTTAGAGATTAAACGTATTATTCGTGAAGTTAAGCAAGAGTTGACCCAAAGGGGGATAGCTTATTCGAATAATGTCGAGCTAGGCATTATGATTGAGACACCTGCTGCGGTTATGATGAGTGATGCGTTGGCAGAAGTTGTGGATTTTTTTAGTATTGGGACAAATGATTTAACTCAGTATACTCTAGCGGTTGATCGGCAAAATCCACGTATAGAACGGTTTTATAATCCCCACCATCCAGCGGTTTTGCGTATGATTGAGTTTGTTGTTAATAATGCACATAAAAAAGGGAAATGGGTAGGAGTTTGTGGTGAACTTGGTGGTGACCTTGAATTGCTTGAATTTTTCTTGAAAATAGGCTTGGATGAAGTGTCTATAGCACCTTCGAAGGTTTTGAAAATGAGAAAAGCGATACGATCGATAGAATCTGAGTAG
- a CDS encoding PRD domain-containing protein: MRVIKAINNNVVSAKDDTGREFVVMGRGIGFKVKENMEIDQDRIEKVFYMDNQNTIDHFKELLSNIPMQHFKVSNDIITYAKQILNKKLNQNIYITLTDHINFAVERYNQGMMFQNPLLWEVQSIYKNEFQIGEYAIRHISDQLGIFFPEDEAASIALHIVNAEYNTVMADAMNMTKMVPVIVDIVKEYYQTDIAEDSLHYERFVTHLKFLAQRIINRELLDSQEAELHNVVTNLYPKEYACAQEIAKYIENIYTYKITEEELVYLTVHIRRVITVD, from the coding sequence ATGAGAGTTATAAAAGCAATTAATAATAATGTGGTGAGCGCAAAAGACGACACTGGACGTGAATTTGTTGTTATGGGACGTGGAATCGGATTTAAAGTAAAAGAAAATATGGAGATTGATCAAGATCGTATTGAGAAAGTTTTTTATATGGACAACCAAAATACTATTGATCATTTTAAAGAACTGCTTTCGAACATTCCTATGCAACATTTTAAAGTTAGTAATGACATTATTACCTACGCTAAACAGATTCTCAACAAAAAACTCAACCAAAACATTTATATCACACTTACCGATCACATCAACTTTGCAGTTGAACGCTATAATCAAGGCATGATGTTCCAAAACCCACTATTATGGGAAGTACAAAGTATCTATAAGAACGAGTTCCAAATTGGAGAGTACGCGATACGTCATATTAGTGACCAATTGGGGATCTTTTTCCCGGAAGATGAAGCGGCATCTATTGCGTTACATATTGTTAATGCAGAGTATAATACTGTGATGGCAGATGCTATGAATATGACAAAAATGGTACCTGTTATTGTAGATATCGTGAAGGAGTACTATCAAACAGATATTGCTGAAGATAGCTTACATTATGAACGGTTTGTCACCCATCTGAAGTTTTTAGCACAACGGATTATTAATAGAGAGCTGTTAGACAGCCAAGAAGCAGAATTACACAATGTAGTTACAAACTTATATCCAAAAGAATATGCGTGTGCACAAGAGATTGCCAAATACATTGAAAATATATATACATATAAAATCACGGAAGAGGAGTTAGTATATCTTACAGTTCATATACGTCGTGTTATCACGGTCGATTAA
- a CDS encoding PTS glucose transporter subunit IIA, whose amino-acid sequence MMISKLKSLFSKDDKELIYAPIPGDVIPVTKVSDPTFGQELVGKGVAIIPREGKVYAPVNGNVSTIFPTLHAIAMVSENGAEILMHIGLETVKLKGEFFTAHVESGADVKKGDLLLEFDVEAIKNAGYDIVSPVVVCNVDNYAVIDSKVDQNAGNKDVIIALTKNAQ is encoded by the coding sequence ATGATGATTTCAAAATTAAAAAGTTTATTTAGCAAGGACGATAAAGAATTGATTTATGCACCGATACCAGGAGATGTTATTCCGGTAACAAAAGTTAGCGACCCAACATTTGGTCAAGAGCTTGTAGGAAAAGGTGTGGCGATTATTCCCCGTGAAGGAAAAGTATATGCACCGGTCAATGGAAATGTTTCGACAATATTTCCGACGCTCCATGCTATTGCAATGGTGAGTGAAAATGGAGCGGAGATTCTTATGCATATCGGTCTAGAAACAGTTAAGCTCAAAGGGGAATTTTTTACAGCCCATGTTGAAAGCGGCGCCGATGTAAAAAAAGGTGATTTGCTTCTTGAGTTTGATGTAGAAGCGATTAAGAATGCGGGTTATGATATTGTCTCACCAGTGGTGGTGTGCAATGTTGATAACTATGCGGTGATTGACTCCAAAGTTGATCAAAATGCAGGAAATAAGGATGTTATTATTGCGTTGACAAAAAACGCTCAATAA
- the nagE gene encoding N-acetylglucosamine-specific PTS transporter subunit IIBC: MMKYLQKLGKSLMLPVAVLPVAGILMGIGYWIDPTGWGANSVLAGFLIKAGGSVIDNMAILFAIGVAVGMSDDNDGTSALAGLVSWLMITTLLSSGAVEIFTGEAADPAFGKINNQFIGILSGIIGATCYNKFKNTKLPSALAFFSGKRSVAIVTAGVTIVVSGILFVVWPVLYGGLVSFGTAILGTGAVGAGIYAFLNRLLIPLGLHHALNSVFWFDVAGINDLTNFWSAEGNGVLGTTGMYMSGFFPVMMFGLPAAALAMYHTAKDSKRKIAGGLLGAAALCSFFTGVTEPLEFAFMFLAPVLYVVHALLAGVSSFIVALLPARAGFNFSAGLIDYVLSFKAPMALNPLLLLPVGAGFFALYYVIFKAVILKFDLKTPGREDDTEDEVNVQLKNNDFTAVAAAILEGVGGKENVVSADNCITRLRLEVKDYTKVHDKKIKAAGVAGVIRPSKTSVQVIVGTQVQFVADEFKKMLK; the protein is encoded by the coding sequence ATGATGAAGTATTTGCAAAAACTAGGAAAATCTTTGATGTTACCTGTTGCAGTATTGCCGGTAGCCGGGATCCTTATGGGGATTGGTTATTGGATTGACCCAACAGGTTGGGGAGCAAACAGTGTTTTAGCCGGATTCTTAATCAAAGCAGGTGGATCAGTCATAGATAATATGGCGATTTTGTTTGCGATTGGGGTTGCGGTAGGTATGTCGGATGACAATGATGGAACATCGGCATTGGCAGGTCTTGTGTCATGGTTGATGATTACAACATTATTATCAAGTGGTGCTGTTGAGATATTTACAGGGGAAGCAGCAGATCCGGCATTTGGAAAAATTAACAACCAGTTTATAGGAATTTTATCTGGTATTATTGGTGCAACATGTTATAATAAATTCAAGAATACAAAATTACCAAGTGCATTGGCGTTCTTTAGTGGAAAACGAAGTGTTGCCATTGTCACTGCAGGGGTAACAATTGTTGTTTCAGGTATTTTATTTGTAGTTTGGCCAGTATTATATGGTGGTCTTGTAAGTTTTGGTACAGCGATTTTAGGAACCGGAGCTGTTGGGGCTGGAATCTATGCTTTCTTAAATCGTCTATTGATTCCACTTGGCTTACACCATGCTTTAAACTCAGTATTCTGGTTTGATGTAGCTGGAATTAACGACTTGACAAACTTCTGGTCAGCAGAAGGTAATGGCGTATTGGGAACAACAGGTATGTATATGTCTGGTTTCTTCCCGGTAATGATGTTTGGATTGCCAGCGGCAGCCTTAGCTATGTATCATACAGCAAAAGATAGCAAGCGTAAAATCGCAGGTGGTCTTTTGGGTGCGGCAGCATTATGTTCATTCTTTACAGGTGTAACTGAGCCATTAGAATTTGCGTTTATGTTCTTAGCACCAGTACTTTATGTAGTACATGCTTTATTAGCCGGTGTTTCTTCATTTATCGTTGCATTATTGCCTGCACGTGCAGGATTTAACTTTAGCGCAGGTCTTATTGACTACGTCTTAAGTTTTAAAGCACCAATGGCACTTAATCCGTTATTATTACTTCCAGTAGGAGCAGGTTTCTTTGCATTATACTATGTTATCTTTAAAGCTGTTATCTTGAAGTTTGACTTAAAAACTCCAGGTAGAGAAGATGACACAGAAGATGAAGTCAATGTACAACTTAAAAACAATGACTTTACAGCTGTTGCAGCTGCAATATTAGAAGGTGTAGGCGGTAAAGAAAACGTAGTTAGCGCAGATAACTGTATTACACGACTTCGTCTTGAAGTTAAAGATTATACCAAGGTTCATGATAAGAAAATCAAAGCTGCAGGCGTGGCAGGGGTTATTCGCCCAAGTAAAACAAGTGTACAAGTTATCGTTGGAACACAAGTACAGTTTGTAGCAGACGAATTTAAAAAAATGTTAAAATAG
- a CDS encoding carbohydrate-binding family 9-like protein, whose translation MEYKVCKIETLQEIEKAQRLEINNFNWNCVYKPIAYGYMAYLEGVGLVVRFVVEEENPQRTYTKPQDPVYRDSAVEVFVSFQETQPDQESLYMNFEINSNGAMLANYGYGRHDRNVLSQTMYDKCNVRAEVLKDHWTVDLVIPMSLIQELTGIESLKTGECFYCNFYKIAESKEIEHYASYNPIVSENPNFHLPQFFAKAIVQ comes from the coding sequence ATGGAATATAAAGTTTGCAAGATTGAGACATTACAAGAGATTGAAAAGGCACAGCGACTTGAAATTAATAATTTTAACTGGAATTGTGTATACAAACCGATAGCATACGGGTATATGGCATACCTTGAAGGTGTCGGACTTGTTGTTCGGTTTGTGGTGGAAGAAGAAAATCCCCAGAGAACATACACGAAACCTCAGGATCCGGTATACCGTGATAGTGCGGTAGAGGTTTTTGTTTCCTTTCAAGAGACGCAACCTGATCAAGAATCCTTGTATATGAATTTTGAAATTAATTCAAATGGAGCCATGCTTGCAAACTATGGTTATGGACGCCATGACAGGAACGTACTTTCGCAAACAATGTATGATAAATGTAATGTGCGTGCAGAAGTTCTTAAAGACCATTGGACGGTAGACTTAGTCATTCCGATGTCTTTAATTCAAGAATTGACAGGAATAGAAAGTTTAAAAACAGGGGAGTGTTTTTACTGCAACTTTTATAAAATTGCAGAAAGCAAAGAAATCGAGCATTATGCAAGTTATAATCCGATTGTAAGCGAAAATCCAAACTTTCATCTTCCACAATTTTTTGCAAAAGCTATTGTACAATAG
- a CDS encoding site-specific integrase translates to MPVYKTKNGYGVRFELPGSTAENRKRKRLSGFPTEKAAKDFLKSIDAMKVLDQFKTYHLQTVAEVMDTWHDEHVIRNCRHDSILFYEEKIKVIKDNFGKKKVEALKVGHVKSFYRVLHDMGKSQDAIKKIHKTLKSAFFYCYSMEYIPDKIMDRVKLDVYDSPNQESKLKHWNYDEIKRYLPHLKESSIYFNIYLALHLGLRAEETAAIHVSDIDFNKMTITIRHAMKKAYRSQIRGTNIIKQMDENTILTNTKNKKVNVLPLTENLVYFLKASIKHKDEMQAMYGEEYNHVYDGYLSTYDNGNIIADKQISYKFRNDVKKLLKIYPEMNRITFHGLRHSCASWLISNGVNIITVQEILNHSDLKITNIYTHSDLTQKKKALDSLNSLGHSGP, encoded by the coding sequence ATGCCGGTTTATAAAACGAAAAATGGATACGGAGTTCGATTTGAGTTACCTGGTAGCACTGCTGAAAACAGAAAACGTAAAAGGCTTAGCGGATTCCCTACAGAAAAAGCAGCAAAAGACTTCTTGAAAAGTATTGATGCTATGAAAGTTCTTGATCAATTTAAAACATATCATCTACAAACTGTAGCCGAAGTCATGGATACTTGGCATGATGAACACGTGATTCGTAATTGCCGACATGACAGTATCCTTTTTTACGAAGAAAAGATAAAAGTTATAAAAGATAATTTTGGAAAAAAGAAAGTTGAAGCCTTAAAGGTTGGTCATGTCAAAAGTTTTTATAGAGTGCTACATGATATGGGCAAATCACAAGATGCCATTAAAAAGATTCATAAAACTTTAAAGTCTGCATTCTTCTATTGCTATTCAATGGAATATATTCCAGATAAGATTATGGATAGAGTTAAGCTGGATGTATATGATTCCCCAAACCAAGAAAGTAAGTTGAAGCATTGGAATTATGATGAAATAAAACGATACTTACCACATTTAAAAGAAAGTTCCATTTATTTCAATATTTATCTTGCTCTTCACCTTGGTTTACGTGCCGAAGAAACAGCCGCTATTCATGTTTCTGACATAGATTTTAACAAGATGACTATAACAATACGTCACGCTATGAAAAAAGCCTACAGAAGCCAAATAAGAGGTACGAATATTATCAAACAAATGGATGAAAACACAATTCTTACCAATACTAAAAACAAAAAAGTCAATGTCCTTCCTTTAACGGAGAATTTAGTTTATTTTTTAAAAGCAAGTATCAAGCATAAAGATGAAATGCAGGCAATGTATGGCGAGGAATATAACCATGTTTACGATGGATATTTGAGCACTTACGATAATGGAAATATTATTGCCGACAAACAAATTAGTTATAAATTTAGAAACGATGTTAAGAAGTTATTGAAGATATATCCGGAAATGAACAGAATTACATTTCATGGCTTGCGCCATTCATGCGCTTCATGGTTAATATCTAATGGTGTGAACATAATTACTGTCCAAGAGATATTGAATCATTCTGATTTAAAGATCACAAATATCTATACACATTCTGACTTAACGCAAAAAAAGAAGGCACTAGATAGCCTAAATTCTTTGGGTCATAGTGGTCCATAA
- a CDS encoding Abi family protein, with translation MDKPYLTYVQQLEKLQNEYGLIISDFDFALKCIKSFSYYDLVNGYQDLYINNGKYINGTTFEQLVALHIFNKNIQGVLIKYSTYVENSFKNILSNVIAKNISEDEKVYLDITKYKKKKNPPQRQKFARLIEKLTQTSIKCTDTPTSHYINTKNHIPPWILFRNVSFSNATDFLTFINPNDKNDFIDQFNVFDDFDLCNDDKYKILLDSAHIVRKFRNIIAHNLNFLSYRGSDLSKNVNLLFEQTLSSSFDLKKTWRDTWGMVMAIVILLNNDFLAHNFLAELQSFMAIDDNIKPLYCKTTGIPLDYEQRIANYIDSLKFT, from the coding sequence ATGGATAAACCATATTTAACATATGTTCAACAATTAGAAAAGCTCCAAAATGAGTATGGCTTAATCATCTCAGATTTTGACTTTGCCTTAAAGTGCATTAAATCATTTTCCTATTATGATTTGGTTAATGGTTATCAGGATTTATACATAAACAACGGGAAATATATAAACGGAACTACCTTTGAGCAACTTGTAGCATTACATATTTTTAACAAAAACATACAAGGTGTTTTAATAAAATATTCAACATATGTCGAAAACTCGTTTAAAAATATCTTGTCGAATGTTATTGCAAAAAATATATCTGAAGACGAAAAAGTTTATCTCGATATCACTAAATATAAAAAGAAAAAGAATCCACCGCAAAGGCAAAAATTCGCCCGGCTAATAGAAAAGTTAACCCAAACATCTATTAAATGCACGGACACTCCTACCTCGCATTACATTAATACAAAAAATCATATCCCACCTTGGATACTATTTAGAAACGTCTCGTTTTCGAATGCTACTGATTTTTTGACATTTATTAACCCAAATGACAAGAATGATTTTATAGATCAGTTTAATGTTTTTGATGATTTTGACCTTTGTAATGATGACAAATATAAGATATTATTGGATTCAGCTCATATAGTCCGTAAGTTCCGGAATATCATTGCGCATAACTTAAATTTTTTATCTTACAGAGGCTCTGATTTAAGCAAAAATGTAAACCTCTTATTTGAACAAACTTTGTCAAGTTCTTTTGATTTGAAGAAGACTTGGCGTGACACATGGGGAATGGTAATGGCAATCGTCATTTTATTAAATAATGATTTTCTTGCTCACAACTTTTTGGCCGAGCTTCAATCATTTATGGCCATTGACGATAATATAAAGCCACTTTATTGTAAAACTACTGGAATTCCTCTAGATTATGAACAACGTATTGCAAATTATATTGATAGTCTTAAATTTACATAA
- a CDS encoding ImmA/IrrE family metallo-endopeptidase, producing MTYEELIIDSNIDYIYELNMKTKGLYADGVIGISKHIDTTTEKACILAEEIGHYHTSHGDILDQTSILNKKQELRARAWAYEKMIPLSSIIKGYQAQCKNRDELAEYFGVTEEFLLETIEYYKRKLGLFYRIDEKYIITFEPLGVFEQF from the coding sequence ATGACTTACGAAGAACTAATTATCGACAGTAATATTGATTACATATATGAGTTGAACATGAAAACTAAAGGCTTATATGCAGATGGAGTAATTGGTATAAGCAAGCACATAGATACAACTACAGAAAAAGCTTGTATTTTAGCTGAAGAAATCGGTCACTACCATACATCACATGGTGACATTCTTGATCAAACATCCATTTTAAATAAAAAACAAGAATTGCGTGCAAGAGCTTGGGCCTATGAGAAAATGATTCCATTAAGTTCAATCATTAAAGGATACCAGGCACAGTGTAAAAATCGAGATGAGTTAGCCGAATATTTCGGTGTTACCGAAGAATTTTTATTAGAAACAATAGAATACTACAAGCGCAAACTTGGCTTGTTTTATCGTATAGATGAAAAGTATATAATAACATTCGAACCGTTGGGAGTGTTCGAACAATTTTGA
- a CDS encoding helix-turn-helix transcriptional regulator, producing the protein MNVVNVRIKNKRLSLNLTLADVAEYLGVKEATAQRYESGEIKNIKHETIVKLANLFKCRPAYLMGWENEPEVTYEFSERIKELRLKKNLTQTELSKLLSVSKSTISMYENGNREPDLKTLKAIADFFNVSIDYLLIKSNNDIKTIASNTGTEDWTKEELAEIESFKEFVKSKRKK; encoded by the coding sequence GTGAATGTCGTAAATGTAAGAATCAAAAATAAAAGATTATCTTTAAATTTGACACTTGCAGATGTTGCAGAATATTTAGGTGTAAAGGAAGCTACTGCTCAAAGATATGAGAGTGGAGAAATAAAAAACATAAAACACGAAACAATTGTTAAATTAGCTAACCTTTTCAAGTGCCGCCCAGCTTACTTAATGGGCTGGGAAAATGAACCAGAAGTAACATATGAATTTTCTGAAAGAATAAAAGAATTAAGATTGAAAAAAAATCTCACTCAAACAGAACTCTCCAAATTATTATCTGTATCCAAAAGCACTATTAGTATGTATGAAAATGGAAATCGTGAACCTGACTTAAAAACATTGAAAGCTATTGCAGATTTTTTTAATGTTAGTATAGACTACTTACTTATAAAAAGTAATAATGATATTAAAACAATCGCTTCAAACACTGGAACCGAAGACTGGACAAAAGAAGAACTTGCAGAAATCGAATCCTTTAAAGAATTTGTCAAAAGTAAAAGGAAGAAATAA
- a CDS encoding helix-turn-helix transcriptional regulator: MTLFDRIKKLRKEKNITQEELAKKVGYKSRSTINKIESGLRDISQSQIILFANALSVTPAYLMGWEDEPEATYEFSKRIKQLRNELGLSQIELAEKVGYKDRTSIAKVESGKIDLPQSKIIDFAKALNVTPAYLMGWEDEPNDDIQTIAAHHNDEDWTEEELEEIEAFKQFVKSKRKK; this comes from the coding sequence ATGACTCTCTTTGATAGAATAAAAAAACTTAGAAAAGAAAAAAACATAACCCAAGAAGAATTAGCAAAAAAAGTTGGTTATAAATCTAGATCAACTATTAATAAAATCGAGTCCGGTTTAAGAGATATAAGTCAATCACAAATCATTTTATTTGCTAATGCTCTCAGTGTTACTCCTGCCTACCTTATGGGATGGGAAGATGAACCTGAGGCAACATATGAGTTCTCTAAAAGAATAAAACAATTAAGAAATGAATTAGGTTTATCGCAAATTGAATTGGCTGAAAAAGTTGGTTATAAAGATAGAACATCAATAGCAAAGGTTGAATCTGGTAAGATCGATTTACCTCAATCAAAGATCATTGATTTCGCAAAGGCGCTGAACGTCACTCCTGCTTATCTTATGGGTTGGGAAGATGAACCGAACGATGATATTCAAACCATTGCCGCTCATCATAATGATGAAGATTGGACCGAGGAAGAATTAGAGGAAATTGAAGCTTTTAAGCAGTTCGTAAAAAGCAAAAGAAAAAAATAG
- a CDS encoding helix-turn-helix transcriptional regulator — protein MSITGDRIKELRLRNDWTQEALGEKIGLKKAAVNKYELGIVENIKRQTLLDLAEVLGTTPNYLMGWEDEPNGDIQTIAAHHDDEEWTEEELEEIEAFKEFVKSKRKK, from the coding sequence ATGAGCATAACGGGCGACCGAATAAAAGAATTAAGATTAAGAAATGATTGGACACAAGAAGCACTTGGTGAAAAGATTGGTCTAAAAAAAGCAGCAGTAAATAAATATGAACTTGGAATTGTAGAAAATATTAAACGGCAAACACTTTTAGATTTAGCAGAGGTTCTTGGAACAACTCCAAATTATCTCATGGGATGGGAAGATGAACCAAACGGTGACATCCAAACCATAGCTGCTCACCATGACGACGAAGAATGGACCGAGGAAGAACTAGAAGAAATTGAAGCTTTTAAAGAATTTGTGAAAAGCAAACGAAAAAAATAA
- a CDS encoding helix-turn-helix transcriptional regulator: protein MDKEINHIIRRIKDSREALGYSYQDLAEKTGLSKSTLQRYETGAIKNIPIQKLEILAEALEVTPNYLMGWEDEPNDDIHTIAAHHNDEKWTDEELQEIEAFKEFVKSKRKK from the coding sequence ATGGATAAAGAAATTAATCACATAATAAGACGAATAAAAGATTCTAGAGAAGCACTTGGATATTCATATCAAGATTTAGCTGAAAAAACGGGGTTAAGCAAATCTACGCTTCAAAGATATGAGACCGGGGCTATAAAGAATATACCTATCCAAAAGCTAGAAATACTAGCGGAAGCTCTTGAGGTAACACCAAACTATTTGATGGGATGGGAAGACGAACCAAACGATGACATCCATACTATAGCAGCACACCATAACGACGAAAAATGGACTGATGAAGAATTGCAAGAGATTGAAGCTTTTAAAGAATTTGTGAAAAGTAAAAGAAAAAAATAA
- a CDS encoding helix-turn-helix transcriptional regulator, whose translation MDSNKLKGRMKEKGHTQATLSKKMGITEQSLNAKLNGKRDFTLSELIRLIDILNIENPNEYFFEKSVPYKQRK comes from the coding sequence GTGGATTCTAATAAATTAAAAGGTAGGATGAAAGAAAAAGGGCATACTCAAGCGACTCTTTCTAAGAAGATGGGGATTACTGAGCAGTCTTTAAACGCCAAACTCAACGGAAAAAGAGATTTTACTTTATCTGAGTTAATAAGATTGATAGACATACTAAATATTGAAAATCCAAATGAATATTTTTTTGAAAAATCTGTCCCATATAAGCAACGAAAGTGA
- a CDS encoding SWIM zinc finger domain-containing protein produces MDFGKWDNTIHEDHDQIKRIANMKKIKSQNISVNFDDKTAMVVGSKGSYDVTLDNCTCYDFDTRQLPCKHIYRLAFELGYLEDIPKVNRKASKSFNDNIQNEIERYKEYYLNGAISIEKFSKIVNALQSK; encoded by the coding sequence ATGGATTTTGGAAAATGGGATAATACTATTCATGAAGATCATGACCAAATTAAGCGAATTGCCAACATGAAAAAAATCAAGTCTCAAAATATATCTGTTAATTTTGATGATAAGACCGCCATGGTTGTTGGCTCTAAAGGTTCTTATGATGTAACGCTTGATAATTGTACTTGTTACGATTTTGATACTCGACAATTACCATGTAAACACATCTATCGTCTCGCTTTCGAACTTGGTTACCTTGAAGATATTCCAAAAGTTAACAGAAAAGCTTCAAAATCTTTTAATGATAACATTCAGAACGAGATTGAACGTTACAAGGAATATTATCTAAATGGTGCCATTTCTATTGAAAAATTTAGTAAGATTGTAAATGCTCTGCAAAGCAAATAA